In Mustela nigripes isolate SB6536 chromosome 10, MUSNIG.SB6536, whole genome shotgun sequence, one DNA window encodes the following:
- the GPR25 gene encoding probable G-protein coupled receptor 25 — translation MPLTEPWTPSPWTPSWDYSGSGDLEDLEDLELCRVRDLPYSYAYVPVLYLVAFVVGLLGNSFVVWLLVGRRGPRRLVDTFVLHLAAADLGLVLTLPLWAVATARGGRWPFGEGLCKLSGFALAGTRCAGALLLAGLSVDRYLAVVKLLDARPLRTRRCALAACCSVWATALLAGLPSLAYRELQPLPGGRGSQCGEEPSDALQALSLLLLLLTCALPLGVSLVCYCLISRRLRRPPHLGRARRNSLRIIFAVEGAFVGSWLPFGALRAVFHLARLGALPLPCGLLLALRWGLSIATCLAFVNSCANPLIYLLLDRSFRARAWRGVCGRPDRPARGGSSASSLSRDDSSLFRSPAGSCERARTASAGPALL, via the coding sequence ATGCCTCTCACCGAGCCCTGGACCCCCAGCCCGTGGACGCCGTCCTGGGACTACTCAGGGTCCGGCGACCTGGAGGACCTGGAGGACCTGGAGCTGTGCCGGGTCCGGGACCTGCCCTACAGCTACGCCTACGTGCCCGTGCTCTACCTGGTGGCCTTCGTGGTGGGCCTGCTGGGCAACTCCTTCGTGGTGTGGCTGCTGGTCGGGCGGCGCGGCCCGCGGCGGCTCGTGGACACCTTCGTGCTGCACCTGGCCGCCGCCGACCTGGGCCTCGTGCTCACGCTGCCGCTGTGGGCCGTGGCCACGGCGCGCGGCGGCCGCTGGCCCTTCGGCGAGGGCCTGTGCAAGCTCAGCGGCTTCGCGCTGGCCGGCACGCGCTGCGCAGGCGCGCTGCTGCTGGCGGGGCTCAGCGTGGACCGCTACCTGGCGGTGGTGAAGCTGCTCGACGCGCGGCCGCTGCGCACCCGGCGCTGCGCGCTGGCCGCCTGCTGCAGCGTCTGGGCCACGGCGCTCCTGGCCGGCCTGCCCTCCCTGGCCTACCGGGAGCTGCAGCCCCTCCCCGGCGGCCGGGGCAGCCAGTGCGGGGAGGAGCCCTCCGACGCCTTGCAGGCGCtgagcctgctgctgctgctgctcaccTGCGCGCTGCCCCTGGGCGTCAGCCTGGTCTGCTACTGCCTCATCTCGCGCCGCCTGCGCCGGCCGCCGCACCTGGGCCGGGCCCGGAGGAACTCGCTGCGCATCATCTTCGCCGTCGAGGGCGCGTTCGTGGGCTCCTGGCTGCCCTTCGGCGCCCTGCGGGCCGTCTTCCACCTGGCGCGCCTGGGGGCGCTGCCGCTGCCCTGCGGCCTGCTGCTGGCGCTGCGCTGGGGCCTCAGCATCGCCACCTGCCTGGCCTTCGTCAACAGCTGCGCCAACCCGCTCATCTACCTGCTGCTGGACCGCTCGTTCCGCGCCCGGGCCTGGCGCGGGGTCTGCGGGCGCCCCGACCGCCCGGCGCGCGGGGGCAGCTCGGCGTCCTCGCTCTCCAGGGACGACAGCTCCTTGTTCCGGAGCCCCGCCGGCAGCTGCGAGAGAGCGCGGACGGCTAGCGCTGGCCCGGCCCTGCTCTAG